Proteins found in one Fulvitalea axinellae genomic segment:
- a CDS encoding TonB-dependent receptor plug domain-containing protein, which translates to MKKILFLFLMLCYVVTVKGQGPCGGKTISDANDYYDIGLFEESVKTLMPCLTDGGLTEDQMVKAYHLMVLNYVALDDLDQARQYMDKLIGIVPEFIPDLDDPKPVWDLTDEVKNGLHKDYVFSLTSARDEVLKLPAHVMIIEDTQIEERGYTDFTQIFRDVPGFDFTYYGGSVYGGLSNRGYRSGGSEGILFLIDGVEQNDPHTGRAGWVPSIPLDGIDRVEFVYGPSVALFGRKAYAGVVNVITKDLEEGKKLLINASGGYGGTGQAFGELFFKARTKSVEVKVSGKYFRSDLRDLSRDSSFQYSPIFYEDFDYASKMTLTGNDAKIFATRYKDILNNINLDVERNDMGEVISIAPSLLGQSNARQRDLHALDTIIGGDRLGYKNSLESYYLDVSVKLSDIELGYRGVFNDMGNMNDGTSLSLAGRDNGASWQPRQSMLYSLFSRDLFGKLLVKNVSYFKMNEVPEKSAYTSFSSYANGTLKLNDLATSVRSAWSTDYYFQNSKEFFERLSVQYRLSETIQLYGGGEFRGGTIQGDYLKDTDGTPSKNGSAYGAKNNDYDYLAFGAFLSGELEFSSLLRLSASARWDNDDIRGVDPFGDLWSYQIGLIVKPGPAIIKLIASQAYQTPSFAELYSTDFARKRNNPKLEAQMARNYELDISLIPSGNFNMGVTGYYTKYEKFIGEQWKKEGLDEFYQFNNLGDVDVYGVMFSLNYRVKNWSVYANYAFAKSELKPKDGEKVDVGALAESVGNLGVNMLFFKKLNFNVNANYISEIKVGEGTSSYYNPYGEFPSVVKLNAAVTFNEVVPGLTLQVSGENLLNENYNSPGMLSADGVLRSSYIPQAKASIFGKVIYRLSK; encoded by the coding sequence ATGAAGAAAATACTGTTTCTCTTTCTAATGTTGTGTTACGTTGTCACAGTAAAGGGACAAGGCCCTTGTGGTGGTAAGACAATCTCCGATGCCAACGATTATTATGATATTGGCCTTTTTGAAGAGTCTGTGAAGACGCTTATGCCATGCCTGACCGATGGAGGGTTGACGGAAGACCAAATGGTGAAAGCTTACCATTTGATGGTGTTAAATTACGTTGCTTTGGATGATCTGGATCAGGCCAGACAATATATGGATAAGTTGATCGGAATTGTTCCGGAATTTATTCCTGACCTAGACGATCCAAAACCCGTTTGGGATTTGACCGATGAGGTAAAGAATGGGCTCCATAAAGATTATGTGTTTTCTTTGACATCGGCGAGGGATGAGGTCCTTAAGCTTCCGGCACATGTGATGATCATTGAAGATACGCAAATAGAGGAACGGGGTTATACGGACTTTACTCAAATTTTTCGGGATGTCCCGGGGTTTGATTTCACTTATTATGGAGGCTCTGTTTATGGCGGATTGTCAAATAGGGGATATCGGTCAGGCGGAAGCGAAGGTATTCTGTTTCTTATTGACGGCGTAGAACAGAATGACCCGCACACAGGGAGAGCGGGATGGGTTCCATCCATTCCTTTGGATGGGATAGACCGTGTGGAATTTGTTTATGGTCCTTCGGTTGCGTTGTTTGGCCGGAAGGCGTATGCGGGAGTTGTGAATGTTATCACCAAAGATTTAGAGGAAGGGAAAAAGCTTTTAATCAATGCGAGTGGAGGGTACGGCGGTACAGGTCAGGCTTTTGGCGAGCTGTTTTTTAAAGCGAGAACTAAATCAGTGGAAGTGAAAGTGTCAGGTAAGTATTTCCGATCTGACCTGCGGGATTTGTCCAGGGATTCTAGCTTTCAGTATAGCCCGATTTTTTACGAAGATTTCGACTATGCTTCAAAAATGACGCTTACTGGAAATGATGCTAAGATTTTCGCTACACGTTATAAAGATATCCTCAATAATATTAATCTGGATGTAGAGCGAAACGATATGGGCGAAGTTATTAGTATTGCGCCGTCCTTGTTGGGCCAGTCCAATGCCAGACAACGGGATTTACACGCTTTGGATACAATTATTGGAGGGGATCGTTTGGGGTATAAAAACTCATTGGAGTCGTACTATCTGGATGTAAGTGTAAAGCTTTCGGATATCGAGCTTGGGTATAGAGGCGTGTTTAACGACATGGGGAATATGAACGACGGGACGTCGTTGTCTTTGGCCGGAAGGGATAACGGTGCGTCTTGGCAACCGAGGCAATCCATGCTGTATTCGTTGTTTTCCAGAGATTTGTTCGGGAAGTTGTTGGTGAAGAATGTCTCGTATTTTAAAATGAATGAGGTTCCCGAAAAGTCAGCGTACACTTCGTTTTCCAGTTATGCGAACGGAACATTAAAACTGAATGATCTTGCGACAAGCGTCCGTTCCGCTTGGTCTACGGATTATTATTTCCAAAACAGTAAAGAATTTTTTGAAAGGCTTAGTGTTCAATATAGGCTCTCCGAAACTATACAGCTTTATGGTGGAGGCGAATTTCGTGGAGGTACGATTCAAGGCGATTACTTGAAAGATACAGACGGAACACCATCGAAGAATGGGAGCGCTTATGGAGCGAAAAATAATGATTATGACTACTTGGCTTTTGGAGCGTTTCTGAGCGGTGAGCTTGAGTTTTCTTCGTTGCTGAGGTTATCGGCGTCGGCAAGGTGGGATAATGATGATATTCGTGGCGTGGATCCGTTCGGAGATTTATGGTCCTATCAGATTGGATTGATTGTAAAGCCAGGCCCGGCAATCATTAAGCTTATCGCTTCACAGGCTTATCAGACGCCGTCGTTTGCGGAATTGTATTCCACTGATTTTGCTCGCAAAAGGAATAATCCAAAACTCGAGGCTCAGATGGCTAGAAACTATGAGCTTGATATTTCCCTGATTCCGAGCGGGAATTTTAATATGGGCGTGACGGGATATTATACAAAATATGAAAAGTTTATAGGGGAGCAATGGAAAAAAGAAGGGCTTGATGAGTTTTACCAGTTTAATAACCTGGGGGATGTCGATGTTTATGGGGTAATGTTCTCTCTGAATTATAGAGTGAAGAATTGGAGTGTATATGCGAATTATGCATTTGCAAAGTCAGAGCTCAAGCCGAAAGACGGTGAAAAAGTTGATGTGGGAGCTTTGGCGGAAAGTGTCGGTAATCTTGGGGTGAATATGCTCTTCTTTAAGAAGCTGAATTTTAACGTTAATGCAAATTATATCTCGGAAATAAAAGTGGGAGAGGGAACCTCTTCATATTATAATCCATATGGAGAGTTTCCGTCGGTGGTTAAGCTTAATGCCGCGGTGACGTTTAACGAAGTCGTACCTGGGTTGACTTTACAAGTAAGCGGAGAAAACTTGCTTAACGAAAATTATAATAGCCCGGGAATGTTGAGTGCAGATGGTGTGTTAAGATCCTCATATATTCCTCAGGCCAAGGCGTCAATCTTTGGTAAAGTTATTTACAGACTGTCGAAGTGA
- a CDS encoding 16S rRNA (uracil(1498)-N(3))-methyltransferase, translated as MILFYQPDITNKEGLLSPEESLHCVKVLRKQVGDHIFVTNGKGELFDAEITKADKRKCLFKVTNRTEKEKTWNGKIAIAIAPTKNLDRIEWFTEKSVEIGVDEISFLLCHHSERKHFKLDRIEKKAISAMKQSLKFEKPKLNDLTKFKEFITTLSSEYDERFIAYVDRKNPHTLKASHVSGKNACVLIGPEGDFSTDEVDLAINAGFKKISLGSSRLRTETAGIVACHTLQLLNEA; from the coding sequence TTGATACTCTTTTACCAACCTGATATCACCAATAAAGAAGGCCTACTCTCCCCTGAGGAATCTTTGCACTGCGTAAAAGTCCTTCGTAAGCAAGTCGGAGACCATATCTTCGTTACCAATGGCAAAGGGGAGCTTTTCGACGCTGAAATCACAAAAGCGGATAAGCGCAAATGCCTCTTCAAGGTAACTAACCGAACCGAAAAGGAAAAAACATGGAACGGTAAGATCGCCATCGCCATCGCTCCGACAAAAAACCTGGACAGAATCGAATGGTTCACCGAAAAATCAGTTGAGATCGGGGTTGACGAAATAAGTTTTTTGCTTTGTCACCATTCTGAACGTAAGCATTTTAAGCTTGACCGAATCGAGAAAAAGGCCATTAGCGCCATGAAGCAGTCCCTAAAATTTGAGAAACCGAAGCTAAACGACCTCACAAAGTTTAAGGAATTTATCACAACGCTTTCCTCTGAATACGATGAGCGTTTTATCGCTTATGTTGACAGAAAAAACCCACACACTCTCAAAGCGTCCCACGTCTCAGGAAAAAACGCATGCGTACTTATCGGCCCGGAAGGCGACTTTTCCACTGACGAAGTAGACCTCGCAATCAATGCCGGGTTTAAAAAAATCAGCTTAGGAAGTAGCAGACTCCGAACCGAAACCGCTGGAATCGTCGCTTGCCACACGCTTCAGCTCCTCAACGAAGCCTAA
- a CDS encoding citrate synthase, which yields MSKFAELTVEGKTYKLPIIEGTEHEKAIDISKLRAESGLITLDSGFKNTGSTASSITFLDGEKGILRYRGYAIEELAEKSSFLEVAHLLIYGELPTATELETLKGDVKKNQLVHEDVKTILAGFPSNAHPMGVLSSLATAQTAFFPESLDPNRAAEKVDITIRRLLAKLPTFVAWAHTKEAGMPPNYPDPSLDYVQNFLRMMFTVPGQEYEIDPIVTEALERILILHADHEQNCSTSTVRIVGSSQASLYASVAAGISALWGPLHGGANQAVIQMLEKIREDGGDVQKYIEKAKDKNDPFRLMGFGHRVYKNFDPRAKILKRNADEVLNKLGVTDPVLDIAKTLEETALKDEYFIERKLYPNVDFYSGIIMRAIGIPTVMFPVLFSMGRLPGWIAQWKEMREHKEPIGRPRQVYVGENLRPYVPVEKR from the coding sequence ATGTCAAAATTTGCAGAACTTACCGTAGAGGGAAAAACCTACAAGCTACCGATCATTGAAGGTACTGAACACGAAAAGGCTATCGACATCTCTAAATTGAGAGCCGAGTCTGGACTGATCACGTTGGATTCCGGGTTCAAAAACACCGGGTCTACCGCCAGCTCCATTACCTTCCTTGACGGTGAAAAAGGAATACTCAGATACCGAGGCTACGCAATCGAGGAATTGGCCGAAAAGTCATCTTTCCTTGAAGTAGCGCATCTTCTCATCTACGGAGAACTTCCAACCGCCACCGAACTCGAAACTTTGAAAGGTGACGTTAAGAAAAACCAGCTCGTTCACGAGGATGTCAAGACTATTTTGGCCGGATTCCCGTCAAATGCGCATCCAATGGGCGTTTTGTCTTCGTTGGCCACAGCTCAAACCGCATTTTTCCCGGAGTCTCTTGACCCTAACCGCGCGGCCGAAAAAGTAGACATCACTATCCGTCGCCTTCTTGCCAAACTTCCTACTTTCGTCGCTTGGGCGCACACTAAGGAAGCCGGCATGCCTCCGAACTATCCAGACCCAAGCTTGGACTACGTACAGAACTTCTTGAGAATGATGTTCACTGTACCTGGTCAGGAGTACGAAATCGATCCTATCGTTACAGAGGCGTTGGAGAGAATCCTTATCCTCCACGCTGACCACGAGCAGAACTGCTCAACTTCTACGGTTCGTATCGTTGGTTCTTCTCAAGCCAGCCTTTACGCTTCTGTCGCCGCCGGTATTTCAGCCCTTTGGGGGCCATTGCACGGCGGAGCGAACCAAGCGGTTATCCAGATGCTGGAGAAAATTCGCGAAGACGGTGGAGATGTTCAGAAATACATCGAGAAGGCCAAAGACAAGAACGATCCGTTCCGTCTTATGGGATTCGGCCACCGCGTTTACAAAAACTTCGATCCACGCGCAAAGATACTCAAGCGCAACGCCGACGAGGTTCTCAACAAACTCGGAGTTACAGACCCAGTACTCGATATCGCCAAAACGCTTGAAGAGACCGCCCTCAAGGACGAGTACTTCATCGAAAGAAAACTCTACCCGAACGTGGATTTTTACTCAGGCATTATCATGCGAGCTATCGGAATCCCAACGGTTATGTTCCCGGTACTTTTCTCAATGGGACGTCTTCCAGGCTGGATCGCCCAGTGGAAAGAGATGCGCGAGCACAAAGAGCCTATCGGACGCCCGCGTCAAGTATACGTTGGCGAAAACCTCAGGCCTTACGTTCCCGTCGAAAAAAGATAA
- the msrB gene encoding peptide-methionine (R)-S-oxide reductase MsrB produces MRWIAFYSMILLAITNNLGFAQKQKEEMKDGKKYKIEKSEKEWREVLDGNAFRVLREKGTERAFTGKYDHFFEKGDYYCKGCGNRLFSSDTKYNSGCGWPAFYDVQKEAIEYKSDNSYGMKRVEVLCADCGGHLGHVFNDGPKDKTGIRFCINSAALEFRKKEGKEDKKKKDD; encoded by the coding sequence ATGAGATGGATAGCTTTTTATTCAATGATTCTGTTAGCGATAACGAATAATTTAGGCTTTGCGCAGAAACAAAAAGAAGAAATGAAGGACGGGAAAAAATATAAAATCGAGAAGTCCGAGAAAGAGTGGCGTGAGGTGTTGGATGGGAATGCCTTTAGGGTCTTAAGGGAAAAAGGGACGGAAAGAGCTTTTACGGGCAAGTACGACCATTTTTTTGAAAAGGGCGATTATTACTGTAAAGGTTGTGGTAATAGGTTGTTTAGTTCCGATACCAAGTATAATTCCGGTTGTGGTTGGCCTGCCTTTTACGATGTCCAAAAGGAAGCGATAGAATACAAATCGGATAATTCGTATGGAATGAAAAGAGTGGAAGTGTTGTGTGCCGATTGTGGTGGCCATTTAGGGCATGTGTTTAACGATGGGCCTAAGGACAAAACTGGAATTCGGTTTTGTATAAACAGCGCGGCGCTTGAATTCAGAAAAAAGGAAGGAAAAGAAGATAAAAAGAAAAAGGACGATTAA
- a CDS encoding aldo/keto reductase, with the protein MKFNKLGNSDLLVSQLCLGTMTFGEQNTEKEGHDQINYALTKGVNFIDTAELYSVPARAETYGRTEEIIGSWIKKNRNKREDIILATKAAGPNDAFEYMRGVPNFSPQHLRKALHQSLNRLKTDYVDLYQLHWPERKTNFFGKLGYQHESDETGTDFDTVVDTLAKFISEGKISYFGLSNETPWGTMKFIEAAKKRGVADKLVSIQNPYSLLNRSYEVGMAEISIREKIGLLAYSPLGFGMLTGKYDDATPEDGRLSLFPKMARYSGDLARETAKRYNQLAKDNGLTPAQMALAFINSRPFLTSNIIGATTMDQLKENLSSVNISLSDEILTSIEEIHKSAPNPAP; encoded by the coding sequence ATGAAATTTAACAAACTCGGAAATTCCGACCTTCTGGTAAGCCAACTGTGTTTAGGCACCATGACCTTCGGTGAGCAAAACACCGAAAAAGAAGGGCATGACCAAATCAATTACGCTCTCACGAAAGGCGTAAATTTTATCGATACCGCAGAACTGTATTCCGTACCCGCCAGAGCGGAAACCTACGGTCGAACCGAAGAAATAATCGGTAGCTGGATAAAGAAAAACAGGAACAAAAGGGAAGACATCATTCTGGCTACCAAAGCCGCCGGACCTAACGACGCTTTCGAATATATGCGCGGTGTCCCAAACTTTTCGCCTCAACACTTAAGAAAAGCGCTCCACCAAAGCCTCAACAGGCTAAAAACCGATTATGTTGACCTTTATCAACTTCATTGGCCGGAGCGCAAAACAAACTTCTTCGGAAAACTGGGATACCAACACGAATCCGACGAAACGGGCACAGATTTCGACACGGTCGTTGACACATTGGCGAAATTTATTAGTGAAGGTAAGATCTCATATTTCGGGCTTTCCAACGAAACGCCATGGGGAACGATGAAATTCATCGAAGCCGCAAAAAAACGAGGCGTCGCCGACAAGCTCGTGAGCATTCAGAACCCATACAGCCTTCTGAACCGTTCATACGAAGTCGGGATGGCCGAGATTTCTATTCGCGAAAAAATCGGGCTTCTCGCCTACTCTCCTCTCGGATTCGGTATGCTGACTGGGAAATATGATGACGCAACTCCCGAAGACGGTCGCCTTTCACTTTTTCCGAAAATGGCCCGTTATAGTGGCGATCTGGCCCGCGAAACCGCCAAACGATACAATCAGTTGGCAAAAGACAACGGTCTCACGCCCGCACAAATGGCCTTGGCGTTTATCAATAGCAGGCCTTTCCTGACAAGCAACATCATTGGAGCCACCACGATGGATCAATTAAAGGAAAACCTCTCAAGCGTCAACATTTCCTTAAGCGACGAAATATTGACATCAATCGAGGAGATTCACAAATCGGCACCAAATCCGGCACCATAA
- a CDS encoding trimeric intracellular cation channel family protein: protein MTPLYFLDLAGTFVFAVSGIRAAADKRMDLFGALFLGFITALGGGTLRDMLLGIRPVSWLHDLNYLWTIFAALLFTYTFDHTTERLKKTLFLFDTIGLGVFTVIGVEKALALNIAEPYAVAMGMVSSVVGGITRDTFCGEIPLIFRKEIYATACLLGGTTLILLNDSLNITGMPSYGIVILFVIAIRVVAIKFKLRLPTVTPNAYKNKS from the coding sequence ATGACTCCATTATATTTTCTTGACTTGGCCGGCACATTCGTATTCGCCGTCAGTGGCATCCGCGCCGCGGCCGACAAACGGATGGACTTGTTCGGAGCGTTATTTCTGGGATTTATTACCGCTCTCGGAGGCGGAACGCTAAGGGATATGTTACTTGGCATAAGACCTGTTAGCTGGCTTCACGACCTCAATTACCTTTGGACTATTTTCGCAGCGCTGCTGTTTACGTACACCTTCGATCATACCACGGAAAGACTAAAAAAAACGCTTTTCCTGTTTGACACCATCGGTCTGGGCGTCTTCACCGTAATCGGTGTGGAAAAAGCCTTGGCGCTAAATATTGCGGAACCTTACGCAGTCGCAATGGGCATGGTATCCTCTGTAGTCGGTGGTATAACGCGCGATACGTTTTGCGGGGAAATCCCACTTATTTTCCGAAAAGAAATCTACGCCACGGCCTGCCTTTTGGGTGGCACCACCTTGATTCTTCTGAACGATTCGCTTAATATCACCGGAATGCCAAGTTACGGCATCGTTATTCTTTTTGTAATCGCTATTAGGGTGGTCGCCATCAAGTTTAAACTAAGGCTCCCGACCGTGACTCCCAACGCCTATAAAAACAAATCATGA
- the ruvX gene encoding Holliday junction resolvase RuvX, whose protein sequence is MGRLLAIDYGTKRVGVAVSDPLKIISSPLDVVHSKDIIKYLKNYVAKEDVEIFIVGMPKKLDNTDTNNTSHVKGFVKQLKKQIPQIPVELHDERFTSKIAMRAMIDGGMKKKDRREKGNVDKVSAAVILQSYMEANQSF, encoded by the coding sequence ATGGGCAGACTCTTAGCCATCGATTACGGAACAAAACGCGTTGGGGTTGCGGTAAGCGACCCTTTAAAAATCATATCCAGCCCCTTGGATGTGGTCCATTCCAAGGATATCATCAAATACCTCAAGAACTATGTGGCGAAAGAAGACGTTGAAATTTTCATTGTCGGAATGCCTAAAAAGCTTGATAATACGGACACTAACAACACTTCGCACGTAAAAGGATTTGTGAAGCAGCTCAAAAAACAAATCCCTCAGATTCCGGTAGAACTGCATGACGAGCGGTTCACATCGAAAATAGCCATGCGGGCCATGATTGACGGGGGAATGAAAAAGAAGGACCGTAGGGAAAAAGGCAATGTAGACAAAGTAAGCGCCGCCGTGATCCTGCAATCGTACATGGAAGCCAACCAATCGTTTTAA
- a CDS encoding S41 family peptidase — protein sequence MGKIKNTRFHVRLPIILALVVSAGFLFASLKQGNQPNKPNLASSYHKFANILQYVNQYYVDTVDTEELVETAITKMLEELDPHSVYIPPKEVELNKSQLTGNFFGIGIEFNIMRDTIYVVSPLTGGPSEKLGVRAGDRIVEVDGENVAGIGVTNRKVMEVLRGEKGTKVVVGINRNGKRLDFNIIRDKIPQNSVETAYMVNDKTGYIKVSRFSATTYDEFKAGLDSLTDKGMNRLVLDLQGNPGGYMEMAIRMADEFLNKDKLVVYTKGKVERHNQRIYSSAKGVFEKGSLIVLIDEGSASASEIVSGAIQDNDRGLIVGRRSFGKGLVQWPIPLNDGSELRLTISRYYTPSGRSIQKPYEKGLHDYYMDKANRFAHGEYFHADSIHLNDSLKYKTLKGRTVYGGGGIMPDYFVPLDTAYSSAYFNELVFYSNAFREYSINFYEKNEKKLKKMPFSDFMASYEVSDKVLDDLVKAGKKHDVEFDEDGFNKSKKSLKLRFKAEIARRNYGNWAFYPVINELNESFQRAMGLFDEADELAQGSD from the coding sequence GTGGGAAAGATAAAGAACACTCGTTTTCATGTGCGTTTGCCGATAATCTTGGCACTCGTTGTCAGCGCCGGATTTTTGTTTGCTTCCCTTAAACAGGGCAATCAACCGAACAAACCAAATCTGGCTAGCAGTTATCACAAATTTGCGAACATTCTCCAATACGTGAACCAGTACTATGTGGACACTGTGGATACCGAAGAATTGGTGGAAACGGCGATCACGAAAATGCTGGAGGAACTGGATCCGCATTCGGTTTATATTCCGCCTAAAGAAGTAGAGTTGAACAAGTCTCAGCTGACGGGCAATTTTTTCGGAATCGGTATCGAGTTTAATATTATGCGAGATACGATTTATGTCGTGTCGCCACTGACAGGTGGGCCTTCCGAAAAGCTCGGCGTTAGGGCCGGTGACCGTATTGTTGAAGTAGATGGCGAAAACGTAGCGGGTATCGGGGTGACTAACCGTAAGGTTATGGAAGTGCTCCGCGGAGAGAAAGGAACGAAAGTAGTCGTAGGGATAAACCGTAACGGAAAGCGACTTGATTTTAACATTATCCGCGATAAGATTCCTCAGAATTCTGTGGAAACTGCGTATATGGTTAACGACAAAACCGGTTATATCAAGGTTAGCCGATTCTCGGCCACGACTTACGACGAGTTTAAAGCTGGGCTTGACAGTTTGACCGATAAGGGGATGAACAGGCTTGTTCTTGACCTTCAGGGCAATCCTGGCGGTTATATGGAAATGGCGATTCGCATGGCGGATGAATTCCTGAACAAAGACAAATTGGTGGTTTATACCAAAGGAAAAGTCGAAAGGCATAACCAACGTATTTATTCTTCGGCTAAAGGTGTTTTCGAGAAAGGTTCCTTAATCGTTTTGATTGACGAAGGTTCCGCTTCCGCTTCGGAAATTGTTTCGGGAGCTATTCAGGATAATGATCGTGGCTTGATTGTCGGCAGACGATCGTTCGGTAAAGGGTTGGTTCAGTGGCCGATTCCTTTAAACGACGGTTCCGAGTTGCGTCTGACTATCTCAAGATATTACACGCCAAGTGGGCGTTCTATCCAGAAACCTTATGAGAAAGGTCTTCATGATTACTATATGGACAAAGCGAACCGTTTTGCCCATGGTGAGTATTTCCACGCCGACAGTATCCATTTGAACGACTCTTTGAAGTACAAGACGCTGAAAGGCCGTACGGTATACGGTGGCGGAGGTATTATGCCTGATTACTTTGTGCCATTGGATACGGCGTATAGCTCGGCCTACTTTAACGAGCTCGTGTTTTACAGTAACGCGTTCCGTGAGTACTCGATCAATTTCTACGAAAAGAATGAAAAGAAATTGAAGAAGATGCCTTTCTCTGACTTTATGGCTAGTTACGAGGTGTCAGACAAAGTTTTGGACGATCTTGTAAAGGCTGGAAAGAAGCACGATGTTGAGTTTGACGAAGACGGATTCAACAAGTCGAAAAAATCTCTGAAGTTGAGGTTTAAGGCGGAAATTGCCAGAAGGAATTACGGGAATTGGGCGTTTTATCCTGTGATAAACGAACTCAACGAATCGTTCCAAAGGGCAATGGGCTTATTTGACGAAGCTGACGAGTTGGCGCAGGGTAGCGACTAA